In the Flavobacterium pallidum genome, one interval contains:
- the queA gene encoding tRNA preQ1(34) S-adenosylmethionine ribosyltransferase-isomerase QueA — translation MKLSHFNFNLPKELLAEYPAENRDESRLMVINRKEKTIEHKMFKDIIDYFDEGDVMILNNTKVFPARLYGNKEKTGARIEVFLLRELNAEQRLWDVLVDPARKIRIGNKLYFGDDDSLVAEVIDNTTSRGRTLRFLYDGSYEEFRNKLTELGETPIPKYINREVVPEDAERYQTIYAKEEGAVAAPTAGLHFSKHLLKRLEIKGINFAEVTLHVGLGTFNPVEVEDLSKHKMDSEELKITQEACDVVNEAKSQKKRVCAVGTTSMRAIESSVSSAKLLNPYDGWTNKFIFPPHDFSIADCMVTNFHTPKSTLLMMISAFTGHDLMKKAYEEAIKENYKFYSYGDAMLIL, via the coding sequence ATGAAATTATCGCACTTCAACTTCAATCTGCCTAAAGAATTACTTGCCGAATATCCAGCTGAAAACCGGGACGAATCCCGTCTGATGGTCATCAACCGAAAAGAGAAAACCATTGAACATAAAATGTTTAAGGACATCATCGACTATTTTGATGAAGGCGATGTGATGATCCTGAACAACACCAAGGTTTTCCCTGCACGCCTCTACGGAAACAAGGAAAAGACCGGTGCGCGCATTGAAGTGTTTTTGCTGCGTGAACTCAACGCCGAGCAAAGGCTGTGGGACGTTTTGGTTGATCCGGCGAGGAAAATCCGTATCGGAAACAAATTGTACTTCGGTGACGACGATTCGCTCGTGGCTGAAGTGATTGACAATACGACATCAAGAGGGCGTACGCTACGTTTCCTTTATGATGGTTCTTATGAGGAATTCCGCAACAAACTGACAGAACTGGGTGAAACCCCAATCCCGAAATATATCAACCGGGAAGTGGTTCCGGAAGATGCGGAACGTTACCAGACCATTTACGCCAAGGAAGAAGGTGCCGTTGCTGCGCCGACTGCCGGGCTTCATTTTTCAAAACATTTGCTGAAAAGGCTGGAAATCAAGGGCATTAACTTTGCTGAGGTCACACTTCACGTGGGTCTTGGCACTTTCAATCCAGTCGAGGTGGAAGATCTGTCTAAGCATAAAATGGATTCCGAGGAATTGAAAATTACCCAGGAAGCCTGTGATGTCGTCAATGAAGCCAAATCGCAAAAGAAGCGTGTTTGCGCCGTTGGAACCACATCGATGCGTGCCATTGAAAGTTCGGTTTCGTCTGCAAAATTGCTGAATCCTTATGATGGCTGGACAAATAAGTTCATCTTTCCGCCGCACGATTTCAGTATTGCAGACTGTATGGTGACGAATTTCCATACGCCAAAATCCACCTTATTGATGATGATTTCCGCTTTTACAGGCCACGACCTGATGAAAAAAGCTTATGAAGAAGCCATAAAGGAAAATTATAAGTTTTATTCCTACGGCGATGCGATGTTGATTTTGTAG
- the kynU gene encoding kynureninase has protein sequence MTFQNTRDFAKQLDAQDHLAKYRDEFIFPKVDGKQVIYFTGNSLGLQPKRTKAYVDEVMEDWANLAVEGHFYAEKPWWDYHERFAEPLSKIVGAKPSEVTVMNTLTVNLHLLMVSFYRPQAKRYKILCEAKAFPSDQYMIQSQVRHHGYDPNDAIVEIHRREGEHNIRLEDILAKIKEVGEELAMVLIGGVNYYTGQVFDIRKITRAGHDAGAIVGWDLAHAAGNIKLELHDWDVDFAAWCSYKYMNSGPGNASGCFIHERHHADKDLNRFAGWWGHNKARRFKMEPDFDPVQGADGWQISNLPILTLAPYLASVEMFAAVGMEALIKKRDNITAYLEFILHEIDKEVDSTFEIITPSNPEERASQLSVFLHGEGRPLFEYLMKNGVITDWREPNVIRLAPVPFYCSYEDMYEFGQILKKGIIG, from the coding sequence ATGACCTTTCAAAATACACGCGATTTCGCAAAGCAACTCGATGCACAGGACCATTTGGCAAAATACCGGGACGAATTCATTTTTCCCAAAGTAGATGGCAAACAGGTGATTTACTTCACCGGCAATTCATTGGGATTACAGCCAAAACGTACCAAAGCCTACGTTGATGAAGTGATGGAAGACTGGGCAAACCTGGCCGTAGAAGGCCATTTCTATGCTGAAAAACCATGGTGGGATTACCATGAACGATTCGCTGAGCCCCTAAGCAAGATTGTTGGGGCAAAGCCTTCAGAAGTGACGGTCATGAATACGCTGACGGTCAATCTGCACCTGCTGATGGTTTCATTTTACAGGCCGCAAGCGAAGAGATATAAAATACTTTGTGAAGCCAAAGCGTTTCCAAGTGACCAATACATGATCCAAAGCCAGGTAAGGCACCACGGCTATGATCCAAATGATGCCATTGTGGAAATCCACCGTCGGGAAGGGGAACACAATATCCGTCTTGAAGACATCCTTGCAAAAATTAAGGAAGTAGGTGAGGAGTTGGCAATGGTGTTGATTGGCGGTGTGAATTATTACACGGGTCAGGTTTTCGATATCAGGAAAATTACCCGGGCCGGGCACGACGCAGGAGCAATCGTAGGCTGGGATCTGGCACATGCCGCCGGGAACATCAAACTGGAGCTGCACGACTGGGATGTCGATTTTGCGGCCTGGTGCAGTTACAAATACATGAATTCAGGGCCGGGAAATGCTTCAGGCTGCTTTATCCATGAAAGGCATCATGCTGATAAAGACCTGAATCGCTTTGCCGGTTGGTGGGGGCATAATAAAGCCAGGCGTTTCAAAATGGAGCCTGATTTTGATCCGGTCCAGGGTGCAGATGGCTGGCAGATCAGCAACCTTCCGATACTGACACTGGCGCCTTACCTGGCTTCAGTGGAAATGTTTGCAGCAGTGGGCATGGAAGCGCTTATCAAGAAGAGGGATAACATTACCGCTTACCTGGAATTTATCCTTCATGAAATCGATAAGGAAGTCGACAGCACTTTTGAAATCATCACACCATCAAACCCTGAGGAAAGGGCATCGCAATTGTCTGTTTTCCTGCATGGGGAAGGCCGTCCGCTTTTTGAATACCTGATGAAAAACGGGGTGATTACGGACTGGCGTGAACCTAATGTGATCCGATTGGCGCCTGTGCCATTTTATTGCTCTTATGAAGACATGTATGAATTCGGGCAGATACTTAAGAAAGGGATTATTGGTTGA
- a CDS encoding T9SS type A sorting domain-containing protein — protein MKKQLLFFLLIPLSGLYAQDYVPLQVTSGFTADVIADGIGPSANSTTIAVDAADFNFMSADFQANDGDTPPEYALPVSGLIESTAISGLTYQFAPYYENNSLRIESQDEVGSLTFANPVMATTVYIMACTGSGSGTIIGNIYFSDGTYQEIASVVVPDWFYSNALPVITSGFGRVNRVNDVIENPVGNPRLYQVEIAILPENQSKLISSMDFTKTSTAQGIVNIFAVSAHVLGTCPSPTEFFASSTADGAGVSWTPAPIAPASGYDYYYTTDSTEPSDTQTPSGNVNASTTYVSLSGLATGQHYYFWVRSNCSASDRGLWQLVEFTTGQQETTYPDGDINTLYIDAADVNAESENTCPGLLYVDVPPGYKITSTAVSYDMQTASNGWKSEQRSILVCNTSGLKEDSISQGTGGSGGTQSYFRDGLSIANDLTGTVEFELRAWRTYGGTDCNPTWNRVLGDTFKVTITYEPLLNTENTAVEKFAVYPNPVQNTLNISAKENITEVRLYNMLGQEISHKAGMNSKEMTMDTSNLANGTYIVKVETQAGVNSLKIIRE, from the coding sequence ATGAAAAAACAATTACTCTTTTTTTTACTGATTCCTTTGTCCGGGCTTTATGCACAGGACTACGTTCCGCTGCAGGTAACTTCTGGATTTACAGCCGATGTCATTGCCGATGGGATTGGCCCGTCTGCCAATTCAACAACCATTGCCGTTGATGCCGCTGATTTTAATTTCATGAGCGCAGATTTCCAGGCCAACGACGGGGACACTCCGCCGGAATATGCACTGCCTGTTTCCGGATTGATTGAAAGCACTGCCATTTCAGGACTGACTTACCAATTCGCTCCATATTACGAAAACAACTCGTTAAGAATTGAAAGCCAGGATGAAGTAGGCTCGCTCACATTCGCAAATCCTGTCATGGCTACTACCGTTTATATCATGGCCTGTACCGGAAGTGGTTCGGGTACCATCATCGGGAATATTTATTTTTCTGACGGGACATACCAGGAAATTGCCTCCGTAGTGGTTCCTGATTGGTTTTACAGCAATGCATTACCGGTTATCACTTCCGGATTCGGCCGTGTGAACCGTGTTAATGATGTCATCGAAAACCCGGTGGGAAATCCAAGGCTATATCAGGTTGAAATTGCTATTTTACCCGAGAACCAAAGTAAATTGATCAGCAGTATGGACTTTACAAAAACGTCCACTGCACAGGGAATCGTGAACATTTTTGCCGTAAGCGCCCATGTCCTAGGAACCTGCCCAAGCCCTACTGAGTTTTTTGCTTCGAGCACTGCTGATGGCGCAGGCGTATCCTGGACTCCGGCACCAATAGCTCCGGCCAGCGGCTATGATTATTATTACACCACTGATTCTACAGAACCTTCAGATACGCAGACACCAAGTGGCAATGTGAATGCTTCAACTACCTATGTTTCCTTATCAGGACTCGCGACCGGGCAGCATTACTACTTCTGGGTACGTTCCAATTGCAGCGCTTCTGACAGGGGATTATGGCAGCTGGTGGAATTTACGACCGGTCAACAGGAAACGACTTATCCAGATGGCGACATCAATACCTTGTATATTGATGCAGCTGATGTTAACGCTGAATCTGAAAATACCTGCCCTGGCTTATTATACGTAGATGTTCCGCCAGGCTACAAGATTACTTCCACTGCGGTTTCTTATGACATGCAAACCGCAAGCAACGGCTGGAAATCTGAACAACGTTCAATCTTGGTTTGCAACACCAGCGGCTTGAAGGAAGACAGCATATCACAGGGAACTGGTGGTTCAGGCGGCACGCAAAGTTATTTCAGGGATGGGCTGAGTATTGCCAATGACCTGACAGGAACGGTGGAATTCGAACTGCGCGCCTGGAGAACATATGGCGGCACCGATTGCAATCCGACGTGGAACCGTGTTTTAGGCGATACTTTCAAAGTGACAATTACTTACGAACCGCTGTTGAATACCGAGAATACCGCTGTTGAAAAATTTGCAGTTTACCCGAATCCTGTACAGAACACCTTAAATATTTCTGCAAAAGAGAACATTACCGAAGTGAGATTATACAATATGCTTGGTCAGGAAATCAGCCATAAGGCCGGAATGAATTCCAAAGAGATGACAATGGACACTTCAAATCTTGCTAATGGTACTTATATCGTAAAGGTCGAAACCCAGGCAGGCGTGAATTCCTTAAAAATTATCAGGGAATAA
- a CDS encoding FAD-dependent oxidoreductase, whose translation MQKPLKIAVVGSGLVGSLLAIYLRKDGHIVHVFDRSPDIRKIQFSGRSINLAMSQRGWKALDTVGIGDEVREISIAMDKRAIHVKDRISFQNYGREGESIYSISRGTLNRKMIDLAERAGAEFFFEQRIWDVTLADATLHIGETERGEWKDLKYDMVFGADGAFSRIRHRMQRQSMFNYSQEFLNTGYKELNIPANADGTHKLDKNSFHIWPRGEYMLIALPNLDGSFTCTLFMPFEGENSFEKLTTHQEVVAFFEKNFPDSIDVIPKLAEDFFKNPTSTLVTMKCYPWTYEDKIALVGDACHAIVPFYGQGMNAGFEDISVLYEMMQEFGNDWEKIFSEYQKSRKPNADAIAELSYRNFMEMSSKTADERFLLQKKIEKRFSEKHPDKWQPLYSRVTFSHRPYTEALALGDRQKAIMDQVMQLPDIENTWDSEMVENQILSLLKS comes from the coding sequence ATGCAGAAACCCCTTAAAATTGCAGTTGTAGGCTCCGGACTCGTGGGGTCCTTGCTTGCAATTTATCTTAGGAAAGATGGGCATATCGTACACGTTTTTGACCGCAGCCCGGATATCAGGAAAATACAATTCTCAGGGCGTTCCATCAATCTTGCCATGTCACAGCGTGGCTGGAAAGCTTTAGATACTGTAGGGATAGGCGATGAGGTCCGGGAAATTTCCATTGCCATGGACAAAAGGGCGATCCATGTCAAAGACAGGATCAGTTTCCAGAACTACGGACGCGAAGGGGAGAGCATCTATTCCATTTCCCGCGGAACATTAAACCGTAAAATGATTGACCTCGCAGAACGTGCCGGGGCCGAGTTTTTCTTTGAGCAACGTATCTGGGATGTTACCTTAGCGGATGCTACCCTGCATATCGGCGAAACTGAAAGGGGGGAATGGAAAGATCTGAAATACGACATGGTTTTCGGAGCGGACGGTGCTTTTTCAAGAATACGCCACAGGATGCAGCGCCAAAGCATGTTCAATTATTCGCAGGAATTCCTGAATACCGGTTATAAGGAACTTAATATCCCTGCCAATGCTGATGGCACGCATAAACTGGATAAGAATTCTTTCCACATTTGGCCAAGGGGCGAATACATGCTGATTGCATTGCCCAATCTCGACGGCAGTTTCACCTGTACGCTTTTTATGCCTTTTGAAGGAGAAAATTCTTTTGAAAAACTGACGACACATCAGGAAGTCGTGGCTTTCTTTGAAAAGAATTTCCCTGATTCCATAGATGTAATTCCAAAACTTGCGGAAGATTTCTTCAAAAATCCAACGAGTACTTTGGTAACGATGAAATGCTACCCCTGGACGTATGAAGACAAAATAGCATTGGTTGGAGATGCCTGCCATGCGATTGTGCCCTTTTACGGCCAAGGTATGAATGCCGGCTTTGAAGATATTTCGGTGTTGTATGAAATGATGCAGGAGTTCGGGAATGACTGGGAGAAAATTTTCTCAGAATACCAAAAATCAAGAAAACCGAATGCTGATGCCATCGCAGAATTATCATACAGGAATTTCATGGAAATGAGTTCCAAAACCGCTGATGAGCGTTTTTTGCTGCAAAAGAAAATCGAGAAGCGATTCTCTGAAAAGCATCCGGATAAATGGCAGCCTTTATACAGCCGCGTCACCTTCAGCCACAGGCCCTATACCGAAGCGCTGGCTTTGGGCGACAGGCAAAAGGCGATTATGGACCAGGTGATGCAGTTGCCTGATATTGAAAATACCTGGGATTCCGAAATGGTGGAAAACCAAATCCTATCGCTTTTGAAATCCTGA
- a CDS encoding cupin domain-containing protein, producing MKKYFIQKTPFAVPTEDGKVIEEHHGAAATQNTDISIAHMIAPPHWSEPFQTPEFDEYTYIIKGKKKFIIEDQTVILESGQSIHIEKNARVQYSNPFDEPCEYIAICLPAFDFNKVHREE from the coding sequence ATGAAAAAATATTTTATCCAAAAAACACCTTTTGCAGTGCCTACCGAAGATGGAAAAGTAATTGAAGAACACCACGGAGCGGCCGCTACGCAAAATACCGATATTTCCATCGCCCACATGATTGCACCGCCACATTGGAGCGAACCTTTCCAGACTCCAGAATTCGACGAGTACACCTATATTATAAAGGGAAAAAAGAAATTCATTATCGAAGATCAAACCGTCATCCTTGAAAGCGGGCAATCAATCCATATTGAAAAAAACGCGAGGGTGCAATATTCTAATCCGTTTGACGAACCTTGTGAATACATTGCAATCTGCCTACCGGCATTCGACTTTAATAAAGTACACCGGGAAGAATAA
- a CDS encoding DMT family protein has protein sequence MKSYLTIGLLVLSNIFMTLAWYGHLKFKELRWFENAGLIAIVFISWGLAFFEYCFQVPANKIGFDGNGGPFSLLQLKVIQEVITLIVFVVFSMLFFKNESFRWNHALGFIFLILAVYFIFKK, from the coding sequence ATGAAAAGTTACCTTACAATAGGATTGCTTGTCCTGTCTAATATTTTCATGACACTGGCGTGGTATGGACATTTAAAATTCAAAGAACTCCGTTGGTTTGAAAACGCCGGATTGATCGCCATCGTTTTCATAAGCTGGGGATTGGCTTTTTTCGAATATTGCTTCCAGGTGCCGGCCAACAAGATTGGTTTCGATGGCAATGGCGGACCATTTTCGTTATTACAGCTCAAAGTCATCCAGGAAGTGATTACACTGATAGTTTTCGTTGTGTTCTCGATGCTGTTCTTCAAAAATGAAAGTTTCCGCTGGAATCATGCCTTAGGGTTCATATTCCTGATACTTGCAGTGTATTTTATATTTAAAAAATAA
- a CDS encoding MotA/TolQ/ExbB proton channel family protein, whose translation MATPNVAAKKETGSNGGNLFTGIVIVACIVIGIIIWKFVMGAPGNFENEKEMISSGAEAGHPKPGNYLAMVYKGGKIVPVLMGLLLMVVVFSIERFFVISKAAGKGSLDKFMKNVQANIKNDNIDAAIADCDKQEGSVANAIKAALVKYKEVKKEGFDSEAAADTIQKEIEEATSLEMPMLEKNLTIISTLVSLGTLAGLLGTVTGMITAFGALATSGTPDQAALANGISEALINTATGISTSALAIIMYNFFTSKIDTLTYSIDEAGSTIVGTYRRLRGSLRG comes from the coding sequence ATGGCAACACCAAATGTAGCAGCTAAGAAAGAAACCGGATCAAACGGTGGGAACTTATTTACCGGAATCGTAATTGTAGCTTGTATTGTAATTGGGATAATTATCTGGAAATTTGTAATGGGAGCACCGGGGAATTTTGAAAATGAAAAGGAAATGATCAGTTCAGGTGCTGAAGCGGGACATCCAAAGCCGGGCAATTACCTTGCTATGGTTTACAAAGGAGGAAAAATCGTTCCTGTGTTAATGGGATTGCTGTTAATGGTAGTTGTGTTTTCAATTGAGCGTTTCTTCGTGATCTCTAAAGCTGCCGGAAAAGGAAGCCTTGATAAATTCATGAAAAATGTTCAGGCTAACATCAAGAATGATAATATTGATGCTGCTATCGCTGATTGCGACAAGCAGGAAGGTTCTGTAGCCAACGCAATCAAAGCCGCTCTTGTAAAATACAAAGAAGTGAAGAAAGAAGGTTTTGACAGTGAAGCTGCTGCAGATACGATCCAGAAAGAAATTGAAGAAGCTACTTCATTGGAAATGCCAATGTTAGAGAAAAACCTTACTATCATCTCCACTTTGGTATCTTTAGGTACGCTTGCAGGTCTTTTGGGAACAGTAACAGGGATGATTACGGCGTTTGGTGCCTTGGCAACTTCAGGTACGCCTGACCAGGCTGCACTTGCAAACGGTATCTCTGAAGCACTTATCAACACCGCGACTGGTATCTCGACTTCTGCTTTGGCAATCATTATGTATAACTTCTTTACTTCTAAAATCGATACGCTGACGTACTCTATCGATGAGGCAGGTTCTACAATCGTTGGGACTTACAGACGTTTGAGAGGAAGTTTAAGAGGTTAA
- a CDS encoding ExbD/TolR family protein: MAKVKMSKKATSIDMTAMCDVAFLLLTFFILTATAKQPEPLPVDTPNSTVQDKLPEKNLAIITIGDSGKVFMGIKEIPVRRKTLEFMSTEKKINFTEDEITKFGLIDEFGVPFAQVKALITMTSTQRNVKGQQVGIPHDSLNNELSDWVLQARNANALLNNEQLNFAIKGDAKEQYPQIKKVMDILQKQKVNKFYLVTGLRSDKF; encoded by the coding sequence ATGGCTAAAGTAAAAATGTCTAAAAAGGCTACGTCCATCGACATGACGGCGATGTGTGACGTTGCTTTCCTTTTGCTGACTTTCTTTATATTGACAGCAACAGCAAAGCAGCCGGAACCGTTGCCTGTAGATACGCCGAATTCAACAGTACAGGACAAACTTCCGGAAAAAAACCTTGCCATTATCACTATTGGTGATAGCGGAAAAGTGTTCATGGGGATTAAAGAAATTCCTGTAAGAAGAAAGACGTTGGAATTCATGTCTACTGAAAAGAAAATCAATTTTACAGAAGACGAAATCACTAAATTTGGATTAATTGACGAATTCGGTGTGCCGTTTGCACAGGTTAAGGCTTTAATCACAATGACTTCAACGCAAAGAAACGTAAAAGGCCAACAAGTGGGTATCCCTCATGATTCACTCAATAATGAGTTATCTGATTGGGTATTGCAAGCCAGGAACGCTAATGCATTGCTTAATAACGAGCAGCTTAACTTCGCTATCAAAGGCGATGCCAAGGAGCAGTATCCTCAAATTAAGAAAGTGATGGATATCCTGCAGAAACAAAAAGTAAATAAATTCTACCTGGTCACCGGACTCAGGAGTGATAAATTCTAA
- a CDS encoding ExbD/TolR family protein, giving the protein MAELNTGDSGGGKGKVRSKKANAKVDLTAMVDLAFLLITFFMLTTSLSKPQSMDLPMPDKDPTVKPVLIADARTLTILVGPDNKLKYYMGQFADPLEGPEDIAYGGKGIRKKILEKKASVPITMGKADQGVIVLIKASKKSTYKNLVDILDEVAITKAPTYAIVDITKEEENLFEK; this is encoded by the coding sequence ATGGCAGAATTAAATACCGGCGACAGTGGCGGTGGTAAAGGCAAAGTAAGAAGTAAGAAGGCAAATGCAAAAGTCGATCTTACGGCCATGGTGGATTTGGCATTCCTCCTGATTACTTTCTTTATGCTTACAACTTCATTGTCAAAGCCACAATCGATGGACTTGCCGATGCCTGATAAAGATCCAACAGTAAAGCCTGTCCTGATAGCTGATGCACGGACATTAACAATATTGGTTGGTCCTGATAATAAGTTGAAATACTACATGGGGCAATTTGCCGATCCACTCGAAGGTCCTGAAGATATTGCTTATGGTGGAAAAGGAATCAGGAAGAAAATATTGGAAAAGAAAGCTTCTGTTCCAATTACAATGGGTAAGGCAGATCAAGGCGTAATTGTGTTGATTAAAGCAAGTAAAAAATCAACTTACAAAAATTTAGTTGATATTTTGGATGAAGTTGCAATTACAAAAGCGCCTACTTACGCGATTGTAGACATCACCAAAGAAGAAGAAAATCTATTTGAAAAGTAA
- a CDS encoding energy transducer TonB, whose amino-acid sequence MKLDLFKQKWIDMVFEGRNKSYGAYELRKKNPKTTLIALVIGAFIFSSLLALPLIDWGKGKDDDQDKVKMVDMAKILTPPPPDKPLIPPPPPPPPAPKIDEVKFVPPKVVKKEEVVEELAKIEDLKDKNVGTKDIKGQEDGRIVVDEPSGDGPPETKIIDDNQIYNSVEVQPEFPGGMKAFYKYVQDKFRVPEGEALNGNIYVTFVVEKDGSLTDIKVARDLGYGTGKEAERLLRASPKWKAGVQNGRSVRARFSLPIKIVSSGD is encoded by the coding sequence ATGAAACTGGATTTATTTAAACAGAAATGGATTGATATGGTTTTCGAAGGCCGTAATAAAAGTTACGGGGCCTACGAATTGCGTAAAAAAAATCCTAAAACGACACTGATAGCACTTGTTATCGGAGCATTTATTTTTAGCAGTCTTTTAGCACTTCCGCTGATTGACTGGGGTAAAGGCAAAGATGACGATCAGGATAAGGTAAAGATGGTCGATATGGCGAAAATCCTAACGCCGCCGCCGCCGGATAAGCCTTTAATCCCACCACCGCCACCACCGCCACCGGCACCTAAAATTGATGAAGTAAAATTCGTTCCGCCTAAGGTGGTGAAGAAGGAAGAAGTGGTTGAGGAATTGGCTAAAATCGAAGATCTTAAAGACAAAAACGTTGGTACTAAAGATATCAAAGGTCAGGAAGATGGAAGGATTGTTGTTGACGAGCCATCAGGAGATGGACCACCGGAAACGAAAATTATCGATGACAACCAAATTTACAACAGCGTAGAAGTACAGCCTGAATTCCCTGGAGGAATGAAAGCCTTTTACAAATATGTACAGGACAAGTTCCGTGTGCCGGAAGGAGAAGCATTGAATGGAAACATTTATGTAACCTTCGTTGTTGAAAAAGATGGATCGCTGACCGATATCAAAGTGGCAAGGGATCTAGGATACGGTACTGGTAAAGAAGCTGAAAGACTCCTCAGGGCTTCTCCTAAATGGAAAGCCGGTGTTCAAAACGGACGTTCAGTAAGAGCCAGGTTTTCCCTTCCGATTAAAATTGTTTCATCAGGAGATTAA
- a CDS encoding PstS family phosphate ABC transporter substrate-binding protein has translation MKYFLNYRTLTAIAFFGLLALGVVCCKRQSEQLKETILEGTATFYVDESILPIVEEELAVFQSEYKAKINLVAKPESEVVNALLSDKTAVVILSRNLSETEKTALAKKQINPKITPFATDAVAFITNKKVKDTLLDLQEAVNLMQGKSSKIKKLVFENPNSGTVNAMNRLAKTDNRTKHEGVYSMNSAVEVMKYVTENTDAVGVVGLNVLLEPDSQCQDLVGSVKVMAVRNVKNPKSDMNYYKPNQSNLALGLYPLRRDLHMLNFQGSAGLGMGFASFIAGERGQRIILKSGLLPVRIPSRNITIRKEINTK, from the coding sequence ATGAAGTATTTTTTAAACTACCGAACACTGACAGCGATTGCCTTTTTCGGATTATTGGCTCTTGGGGTCGTTTGCTGTAAAAGACAATCGGAACAACTTAAAGAAACGATTCTCGAAGGAACCGCTACGTTTTACGTTGATGAATCGATATTGCCTATAGTCGAAGAGGAGCTGGCTGTTTTTCAATCGGAATATAAAGCCAAAATAAACCTTGTTGCTAAACCGGAGTCTGAGGTTGTGAACGCACTTTTAAGTGATAAAACAGCTGTCGTGATCTTGTCAAGGAATCTTTCGGAAACTGAAAAAACAGCATTAGCAAAAAAGCAGATTAATCCTAAAATCACTCCGTTTGCTACTGATGCAGTTGCCTTCATTACCAATAAAAAAGTAAAGGACACGTTACTCGATTTACAGGAAGCGGTAAACCTCATGCAGGGCAAGTCTTCGAAAATAAAGAAGCTTGTTTTTGAAAACCCGAATTCAGGGACCGTAAATGCAATGAACAGATTGGCCAAAACCGATAACAGAACCAAACATGAAGGCGTTTATTCTATGAATTCCGCTGTAGAAGTGATGAAATATGTAACAGAAAACACCGATGCGGTAGGTGTAGTAGGTTTAAATGTATTGCTTGAACCGGATTCCCAATGTCAGGATCTGGTTGGCAGTGTCAAAGTAATGGCTGTCAGAAATGTTAAAAATCCGAAGTCTGACATGAATTATTATAAACCGAACCAATCTAATCTGGCGTTAGGTTTATATCCGTTGCGACGGGATTTACATATGTTAAATTTTCAAGGCTCGGCTGGACTAGGCATGGGTTTTGCTTCCTTCATCGCCGGTGAAAGAGGCCAAAGGATCATCCTTAAATCTGGGTTGTTGCCTGTAAGGATACCATCAAGGAATATTACCATCCGAAAGGAGATAAATACTAAATAA